CAATCAATAATTAAATTTAACTCACAAAACAATCTTGAACTAGGTTGAAAATATGCAAAAAATAAGCAAGGGACAATTTTAAAATTAAAATCAAAAATACTTTCATATTCAAACATTTCATGAGACAAACTAGCTTATGAATATATGCAAAGTTCTTACAGTGTTGAAAAAATTAAATACTTTTATTTGTACACTAACAGAAGTATAAATTTTATTCAATGTGAAAAGTTCACTGATTTAGATGAAAAAATACCTTCATTAATTGTTGAGTGTTTAATTAAAAGAAATCATAAAAAAATTGCTGTAGTTGACTTACAACAATTTTGACAAATTCTCAAAGCTAACTTATTAAATACAACAAATAGCAAATCATTAAATGACTACATTAATGAGTTTTGACAAAGGGATTTGACAATAATCAAAGGTTGAGGTCAAGAGCCATTAAATGCTTGGTTTCAAAATGAATTTTTATTGTACTTTATTACCATGTCTTTTATTAAAAATAAAAGAGTACTTATTATGTCTAATAATTCTCTTGAAGAAATTTTTTCTAGATACAAAAATAGTGCTAAATCTGAATTAACTAATTTACAAATGTTAATTGATATTTTTAAAATGAAATAAATTTTTTATTTATCAATTTCAAATTGAACTAGTTCTTTCAACATAATTGAAACTAAATTAGGATTATAAATATTTACAAATGCAAAAATTACAATTCAATTCATTCAAATTGACTCTGAAAGCATTTTATCATTTAAGTTAATGTTGTGAAATTCTTTAAGAGTATTTGCGTTTTTTACAGTTGTATTTATTACATCTGCTATTTCTTGTTCAAACTTGAATTTTGGAGCTGCAACTGATTCAACTTTAGCTTTGTGAATTTCTTTTTCAACAACTGTTTTAACAAATTCTTCTTTAGTTTTAATTCGAGCAAACTCTTCTACCATTCTTTGTTTAATACTTGGATCTTCTTGCATTCTATCAAAAAGATCTCCATTAACTTTAGTTAATAAATCAATGATTTTTTGGTCAATTTTATAATCATCACTTTTAACTACAAAGTCCATTAATTTATAACCAAAAATAAAATCTGAATAAATTTTTTGTTCATACTTTGTTAGTCTTTCAATAAATGAATTTAAATTTTCTAAACTTTGAAATCTTTTTTGAATTTTTTCATCTTTGATAATTTCTTTAGTAGATGTTTCAATGTATATGTTTCTTAACTTTAAAATTTTAATTTGAATTTTTTTATCACCATGAACATCATCATTTTTACCATTTCAACCATAGTAAGTTTTTCT
The sequence above is a segment of the Mycoplasmopsis pulmonis genome. Coding sequences within it:
- a CDS encoding SRPBCC family protein, translated to MSNEKKWSKEDKEIFNKISQKQWFQSWKQKWPKNLSQADIIEKIMDNLIYLIIVDREQEIISNRDFVNSPESLLKGYQSIIKFNSQNNLELGWKYAKNKQGTILKLKSKILSYSNISWDKLAYEYMQSSYSVEKIKYFYLYTNRSINFIQCEKFTDLDEKIPSLIVECLIKRNHKKIAVVDLQQFWQILKANLLNTTNSKSLNDYINEFWQRDLTIIKGWGQEPLNAWFQNEFLLYFITMSFIKNKRVLIMSNNSLEEIFSRYKNSAKSELTNLQMLIDIFKMK